Proteins encoded together in one bacterium window:
- a CDS encoding OsmC family protein: MPDPLHAEAVWQEDMRFGATTGSGHEVVMDASADHGGQNAGPRPMELLLVGNAGCTGMDVISILRKMRQPVTGYRVRVTGERAETDPHVYTHIVIEHILQGDLDEKKVAHAVELSDTKYCSAAAMLRAVAKMEVKWTIER; encoded by the coding sequence GTGCCTGACCCCTTGCATGCTGAAGCCGTGTGGCAGGAGGACATGAGGTTCGGCGCCACGACCGGCTCGGGCCACGAGGTCGTGATGGATGCGTCCGCCGACCATGGTGGGCAGAACGCCGGGCCGCGCCCGATGGAGCTGTTGCTCGTGGGCAACGCCGGCTGCACGGGCATGGATGTCATCAGCATCCTGCGCAAGATGCGCCAGCCTGTGACCGGCTACCGGGTGCGGGTGACGGGCGAGCGCGCCGAGACTGATCCGCACGTGTACACACACATCGTCATCGAGCACATCCTGCAGGGCGACCTGGATGAGAAGAAGGTGGCCCATGCGGTGGAGCTGTCGGACACGAAGTACTGCTCCGCTGCGGCGATGCTCCGCGCGGTCGCGAAGATGGAAGTGAAGTGGACGATCGAGCGCTGA